One window of the Triticum dicoccoides isolate Atlit2015 ecotype Zavitan chromosome 3B, WEW_v2.0, whole genome shotgun sequence genome contains the following:
- the LOC119281643 gene encoding cation/H(+) antiporter 15-like, producing MASTVAPLNADVDLPTNVTAQTHNATASKITNMVVCYSPMMITTNGIWQGVNPLEFSLPLFILQVAVIVITTRVLVLLLKPFRQPRVIAEILAGVVLGPSLMGQMDGWGNLVFPQRSLLTLETVAHLGLLYFLFLVGLEMDIDVIKRSGKKALFVALAGMALPFCIGTATSFILRHQVSRNVHQTSFLLFLGVALSVTAFPVLARILAEIKLLNTELGRIAMSAAIVNDMCAWILLALAIAITEVDSTALSSLWVLLSGVAFVLICFYVVRPAMWWLIHRIPEGESISDMDVSLILAGVLLAGVCTEAIGIHSVFGAFIYGLVIPSGPLGVTLIEKLEDFVTGLLLPLFFAISGLRTNITKARDPVTVGLLVLVFVMASFAKIMGTIIIAALYTMPFREGIALGFLMNTRGLVEMIVLNIGRDRQVLDDESFAVMVMVSVGMTALVTPIVTSLHKPARRLVGYKRRNLQRIRHDSELRMLACVHTTRNVPSVLSLLDLSNPSKRSPIFIYALHLVELTGRASNMLAAAAASASTNSQSGSSALPATTEHIFNAFENYEMHTGGVSIQTLAAVSPYQTMHEDVSVLAEDKHVSLIVVPFHKQQTVDGGMEPINPSIRGFNESLLSTSPCSVAILVDRGLSAAAARMADEHRLVLFFFGGPDDREALAYAWRMVENPAVSLAIVRFLPPDYRERSFSSPTYRSAATADSRAINIGAEGKTELEMDEEYLGEFRARNHGNGAITYADKTVTNSEETVAAIRSMDSSTHEMYIVGRRPGEAGSPMTSALEDWMESPELGPIGDMLVSSDFSMGVSVLVVQQYVVAGAPMAAGVPMAAAAPAASVDPVRQYLSNANMHPAAGPGGYQTIPASSAANSWSSGTVGF from the exons ATGGCATCCACCGTAGCGCCCTTGAACGCCGACGTCGACCTGCCGACGAACGTGACGGCGCAGACCCACAATGCGACGGCGTCCAAGATCACCAACATGGTGGTGTGCTACTCGCCCATGATGATCACCACCAACGGCATCTGGCAGGGCGTCAACCCGCTCGAGTTCTCCCTCCCGCTCTTCATCCTCCAGGTcgccgtcatcgtcatcaccacccGCGTCCTCGTGCTCCTCCTCAAGCCCTTCCGCCAGCCCCGCGTCATCGCTGAGATCCTCGCCGGCGTCGTGCTCGGGCCGTCCCTCATGGGCCAGATGGACGGCTGGGGCAACCTGGTGTTCCCGCAGCGCAGCCTGCTCACTCTCGAGACGGTGGCGCACCTCGGCCTGCTctacttcctcttcctcgtcgggctGGAGATGGACATCGACGTGATCAAGCGGTCCGGCAAGAAGGCGCTGTTCGTGGCTTTGGCCGGGATGGCGCTGCCCTTCTGCATCGGCACCGCCACGTCCTTCATACTCCGGCACCAGGTGTCCCGGAACGTGCACCAGACCTCCTTCCTGCTCTTCCTCGGCGTCGCGCTCTCCGTCACGGCGTTCCCCGTGCTCGCCCGCATCCTCGCCGAGATCAAGCTGCTCAACACGGAGCTCGGCCGCATCGCCATGTCGGCCGCCATCGTCAACGACATGTGCGCGTGGATCCTGCTCGCGCTCGCCATCGCCATCACGGAGGTGGACAGCACGGCGCTGTCGTCCCTGTGGGTGCTCCTCTCCGGGGTGGCCTTCGTGCTCATATGCTTCTACGTCGTGCGCCCAGCGATGTGGTGGCTCATCCACCGCATCCCCGAGGGCGAGAGCATCAGCGACATGGATGTGTCGCTCATCCTTGCCGGCGTCCTGCTCGCCGGTGTCTGCACCGAGGCCATCGGCATCCACTCCGTCTTTGGCGCCTTCATCTACGGCCTGGTCATCCCGAGCGGGCCGCTCGGCGTCACGCTCATCGAGAAGCTCGAGGACTTCGTCACCGGGCTCCTCCTCCCGCTCTTCTTCGCCATCAGCGGCCTGCGCACCAACATCACCAAGGCGCGCGACCCTGTCACCGTCGGCTTGCTCGTGCTCGTGTTCGTCATGGCCAGCTTCGCCAAGATCATGGGCACCATCATCATCGCGGCGCTCTACACCATGCCGTTCCGTGAGGGCATTGCCCTCGGATTCCTCATGAACACCAGGGGGCTCGTGGAAATGATCGTGCTCAACATTGGGAGAGACAGGCAG GTGTTGGATGACGAGTCGTtcgcggtgatggtgatggtgTCAGTGGGGATGACGGCTCTGGTGACACCGATCGTGACGAGCTTGCACAAGCCGGCGCGGCGGCTCGTCGGATACAAGCGGAGGAACCTGCAGCGCATCAGGCACGACAGCGAGCTCCGGATGCTGGCCTGCGTGCACACCACCCGTAACGTGCCGTCCGTGCTGTCGCTGCTCGACCTCTCGAACCCGAGCAAGCGCTCCCCCATCTTCATCTACGCGCTCCACCTCGTCGAGCTCACCGGCCGAGCCTCCAACATgcttgctgccgccgccgcctccgcctcgacgAATAGCCAGTCAGGCTCCTCTGCCTTGCCGGCTACGACGGAGCACATCTTCAACGCATTCGAGAACTACGAGATGCACACTG GTGGTGTCTCCATCCAGACGCTGGCGGCCGTGTCGCCGTACCAAACCATGCATGAGGACGTGTCCGTGCTCGCGGAGGACAAGCACGTCTCGCTCATCGTCGTCCCTTTCCACAAGCAGCAGACGGTGGACGGCGGCATGGAGCCGATCAACCCGTCCATCCGCGGGTTCAACGAGAGCCTCCTGTCCACGTCCCCGTGCTCGGTCGCCATCCTCGTGGACCGCGGCCTCAGCGCCGCCGCGGCGCGCATGGCGGATGAGCACCGCCTGGTGCTCTTCTTCTTCGGCGGGCCCGACGACCGCGAGGCGCTCGCCTACGCGTGGAGGATGGTGGAGAACCCCGCCGTCAGCCTCGCCATCGTGCGGTTCCTCCCGCCGGACTACCGGGAGCGATCCTTCTCCAGCCCCACCTACCGCTCGGCCGCCACGGCGGACTCGCGCGCGATCAACATCGGCGCGGAGGGCAAGACCGAGCTGGAGATGGACGAGGAGTACCTGGGCGAGTTCCGCGCGCGcaaccacggcaacggcgccatcaCGTACGCGGACAAGACGGTGACCAACAGCGAGGAGACGGTGGCGGCCATCCGGAGCATGGACAGCAGCACGCACGAGATGTACATCGTGGGCCGCCGCCCCGGCGAGGCCGGGTCGCCGATGACGTCGGCGCTGGAGGACTGGATGGAGTCCCCGGAGCTGGGGCCCATCGGCGACATGCTCGTGTCGTCGGACTTCTCCATGGGGGTGTCGGTGCTGGTGGTGCAGCAGTACGTGGTGGCCGGGGCGCCCATGGCCGCCGGGGTGCCCATGGCCGCCGCGGCGCCGGCCGCCAGCGTCGACCCGGTACGCCAGTACCTGAGCAACGCTAACATGCATCCGGCCGCGGGGCCCGGGGGGTACCAGACGATCCCGGCGTCGTCGGCGGCCAATAGCTGGTCTAGTGGCACCGTAGGCTTCTGA